The following nucleotide sequence is from Terriglobales bacterium.
TGAAGATCAGCGGAGTCTGTGGCGCAAGCAGCAGAAGGGCCGCCAGGTTCTTTCTCGCAGCATGCGATACGAGCGAAGTCAGGCGCTCTCCGAGGGCACGGTTCCCTACCTGATCATGATTCTGAATGCAGATCACGTGCGCCTCCGGTTCCATTGACACGCTTGGCTCTCCACGCGTGGTACCCCAAAATTTGAAGTGCTCTCCCTGGAAGGCAAAACCTTCGTTGATCGCCCGGACAAGCTGCTCAGGACGGCCAAAATCCTGGTAGTACCCCTCGTTTTCTCCCGTTGCGAGCGCATGCAGGGCGTGGTGGAAGTCGTCGCTCCAGATGGCATCCAGTCCGTAGCCGCCTTGCTTCCTCGGCTGCACGTAGCGCGGCGAATTTTCGTCCGTTTCTGCGACGAGGCAAATGGTTCGTTTCGACTGAGACTCGAATTCCCGAACCGCATCTCTGATCTCGGCAAGAATGTGCGTGGGCGAATCGTCCTGAATCGTGTGTACGGCATCGAGACGAAGTCCGTCGAGGTGATACTCATCCACCCAGTACAAGGCGTTCTCCACGAAGTAACGGCGTACGTTCTCACTGCCGCGATCGTCGAAGTTGATGGCGTCGCCCCATGGAGTCGTGTGTTTTGAAGTGAAGTAGGGACCGAACTTGCCGAGATAATTCCCTTCATTCCCAAGGTGGTTATAGACGACGTCCAGCAGGACGGCCAGACCCTTTTCGTGTGCCGCGTTCACCAGACGCTTCAGGCCGTCAGGCCCGCCATAGCTCTCCTGGACAGCGTAGATGGAAACGCCGTCGTAGCCCCAGTTCCGCCTGCCCGGGAACGCACCGACTGGCATGAGTTCAATAGCCGTGATGCCCAGGTCCTTGAGGTAATCCAGTTTCTCGATGACGCCGTCGAACGTCCCAGACGGTGTGAAAGTCCCCACATGAAGTTCGTAAATGATGTAGTCGTGAAAGTCCAAACCGCGCCAGTTCTGGTCCGTCCAGCGGAAGGCCAGAGGATCAACAACTTCAGTCGGCCCGTGCACGCCGTTCGGCAATAAGCGCGAAACAGGATCGGGAATCTGCAGTGGGTCATGGTCGAGAAGGTAGAAGTACCGATCGCGAGCGCGCGCATTTATGGTCAACTCGAACTCGCCATTCCCCGATGGGATCATCGGCAGATCCTTGGTAGTTCCGTCGGCGCGCATCAACCGCAATCTCACCTGACGCGCTTTCGGAGCCCACACCCGGAACTGCACCGTGTCACCCTGCACATTTGCGCCTAACGATGGCATTTCTTTTAAGAAACCCTTCCAGTCTAAGAAGTACGCTCTGCTTCCGGCATTGGATGCAATTTCACGTCTCAAGTGCCGGAGAGGGCACCTAGCCTGACCTTAATTCCGCGCCTAGCAGCAGTCCTGCTGAACAACGTCTCAGGTGCAAAAGTCATCCAACAACTCGCGTGAGAACCGTCTTTCATATCTTTGCATTCGTGTTTCTACTGGCCTTCAGCACTGCATGTCACCGTGGCACAGGAGATTTCCGCCGAAGTCTTCAAGCCGCCACGCAACTGCAAGTTGCCGAAGGTTCCCCGAAGGTCCTGGCCGCCTACCAGCCCTGGTTCGGCAACAGCAAGCACATAGATGTGGGCTATTCCACGCAAGACCCTGCTGTCCTTGTGCGCCAAATTAACGAAGCGAAGGAACTCGGTATCAGCGGATTCGTCGTGAACTGGTACGGCCCGCGCAAGCCGTTCGAGGACAAAAGCTACATGCTTCTGCAGAAGGCCGCCGCGGAAAACAATTTCACCGTTTCGCTGATGTACGACGAAGATACTGAGTACCCGGGCCAGTCCACCGAGGCCGTCATCGTCGACCTGCAGTACGCCTACGACCGGTACATTGGCCCGCATGCGTTGCCAACCCGTTCAGCCTACTTGCGCTATAACGGACGCCCGGTCATCTTCATCTTCCCCAAACAAGCCGAGACCGACTGGAATCGCATTCGCCAGCTTGTAAACTCCTGGGAAGATCCGCCGCTGCTCATCTTCAAGGACATCTACCCGAAATACGCCAATGCGTTCGACGGTTTCTACGCTTGGGTCCAGCCCGGCAAGGAAGGATGGAAGCCGGACGGCAGCAATTGGGGCGAACAGTATCTGACTGACTTCTACAAGCAGATGACGACCGAGTACCCGAACAAAATCGCTGTTGGCGCGGCATGGCCCGGGTTCGATGACCGTCAGGCTTCCTGGAGCCGCAATCGCCGTATGAGCGACCGCTGTGGCAAAACATTCGAAGAGTCCCTGCGGCTTTTCCGTCGTTACTACCCGGACAGTAAGCCGCTTCCATTTCTGATGGTTGTGACCTGGAATGACTACGAAGAAGGAACCGCAATTGAGCGTGGATTCTCGCGGTGCAATGTTTCAGGCGGTTCAACATCCGGACGCTGATCAGGTCTGTTTGATTCCGAAGCGGTCCACCGCAATTCCGACCTCTTCCTTGACGCTGGTCACCGCGATGGTGATTTCCCTCACCATGATCGCGCATCCGAACACCAGCGCTCCAACCGCCACCACCCCTGTTCCGAGTGCAACAATGGCGAACGCTTGGAAGATCCGGTGCATTTCGTAGTACGCAAGCGACGCGCCAATCACGGAAAGCAATGCCGATGCCGCAAAGCATCCCAGCCCTGCATAGAACAGCCGTAGAGATTGGAGCAACAGGTTCCCGCGCACGCGAAGCTTCTCCAGTTGACGCACTCTCCATTGGTAATCGTGGCTGTCGGCGGGAAGCGAGTTCAGTTCCAGTACGATGGCACGTGTGCGGTCCACGACTCGCGCGATGCGATTCCCTACACCCAGAGAGAG
It contains:
- the treZ gene encoding malto-oligosyltrehalose trehalohydrolase, translated to MPSLGANVQGDTVQFRVWAPKARQVRLRLMRADGTTKDLPMIPSGNGEFELTINARARDRYFYLLDHDPLQIPDPVSRLLPNGVHGPTEVVDPLAFRWTDQNWRGLDFHDYIIYELHVGTFTPSGTFDGVIEKLDYLKDLGITAIELMPVGAFPGRRNWGYDGVSIYAVQESYGGPDGLKRLVNAAHEKGLAVLLDVVYNHLGNEGNYLGKFGPYFTSKHTTPWGDAINFDDRGSENVRRYFVENALYWVDEYHLDGLRLDAVHTIQDDSPTHILAEIRDAVREFESQSKRTICLVAETDENSPRYVQPRKQGGYGLDAIWSDDFHHALHALATGENEGYYQDFGRPEQLVRAINEGFAFQGEHFKFWGTTRGEPSVSMEPEAHVICIQNHDQVGNRALGERLTSLVSHAARKNLAALLLLAPQTPLIFMGQETDEPAPFQFFTDYGDPVLQKAVSEGRRKEFKDFSSFGNHFPDPQDPATFERSRLTWKLNPERRAILEWYKHLLQLRKTVYGRESRSARAILVDSDSIRLDIPADKPKISLTAFWTGEHEPKIEPVTPQQRGVKSDEVAARN
- a CDS encoding DUF2721 domain-containing protein; protein product: MVGSLSDNPFAVLTAVVAPAILTNACSVLSLGVGNRIARVVDRTRAIVLELNSLPADSHDYQWRVRQLEKLRVRGNLLLQSLRLFYAGLGCFAASALLSVIGASLAYYEMHRIFQAFAIVALGTGVVAVGALVFGCAIMVREITIAVTSVKEEVGIAVDRFGIKQT